In Flammeovirgaceae bacterium, the sequence GACGGCACTGGCCAAACAGTTTTTTGATCACACCATCGAACGCACGTACCGGGCGCTGGTGTGGGGTGAGCCTAATCCCGCGGAAGGAACTATTGCAGTAAACGTAGGCCGCAGCCTCAAAGACAGGCGGGTGATTGCCGCTTTCCCGGAAGGCGACTTTGGTAAACACGCTGTTACCCACTATAAAACACTGAAGCCGCTGCGCTATGTTTCGCTGGTTGAATGCCGGTTGGAAACCGGCCGTACCCACCAGATTCGCGCGCACATGAAATACATCGGCCACCCGCTTTTCAATGATGCCACCTATGGCGGTGACCAGGTGGTGAAAGGAACGGTGTTTACCAAATACAAACAGTTTGTTCAGAATTGTTTTAAGCTGATGCCGCGCCAGGCCCTGCATGCAAAAACATTAGGCTTTGTTCATCCCGTTACCGGAAAGAAGATGACCTTCGATTCGGATTTGCCGGACGATTTCAAATCGGTGCTGGAGAAATGGGAAAAGTATGTGCAGCATAACTAAATGATTATCATTAATTCTTTTTGTTATTCTGAGCGAAGCGAAGAATCTTTCATTATTGAACAAACTTAAGAGATTCTTCGGTCGTTCCGCCCTCAGAATGGCAAGTCAGGGTTTTGCTATGCGGAGTTCGATCCATGATCGGTTAAGCACCTCCGACCAAAACAAGAACTCATTGAAAAAAAGTGTCAGCAGTTTGCCGTAATCACTTCACAAATCATCAAATAGCTTTTTTTGTTATTCTGAGCGAAGCGAAGAATCTTTCATTACTGAATAAACCAAAAGATTCTTCCCTCAGAATAGTACGTTAGGAATTCTTCTGTTTGTAGATCGTTCCATAACTGATTAAAGTCAAACAAGGGCCCATTAAGTGCAGCAGATTGGGTGATCACTTTCACAGATCATCAGGTGGTTCCTTTGTTATTCTGAGCGGAGCGAAGAATCTTTAAAAAGACGGAGAGAGATAAGATTCAAAAGAAGTGAAGAATAACCTGCCCGGCACCGGTAAAATGCCAGCGAAAACAAAACCCGGCTGGCGTCAGGCCCGGGATTTCAGGCTCCGATCCGTTTTCAGCGCCTGCCGAATCTCCTTCATCGCTTCGCGTTTAAAGCGCTTGTACTGCATCTCATCGCGTGAAGTTACCAGCATGTTCTTGATGTAGGCCAGCACCTTCTCCGTTTGCGATTGGTCCAATGCATTGAGCGATTCCAGGATCTGCAGCTTTTGTGTGGCTGTGGTCATGGTTGTAGTGGTTGATACTGTAAAGATAACGTTTATGCCTCAAAAAAGTTTGCTGTAACCTATTGATAATGAAAAAGTAACGGTCGGTTAACCGACAATCGGAGCCCCAAAAAGCCTTTTCAGCACCAGTAAACCGTTGGCTTAACCGCGTTGTAATATCTACTTCACGTATCTTTAATTCATGAAAAAAACGTTCCAATCCAAAAGCACCCTCAGCGTACATGCCGGCTCACCGGGCGATACCCAATTTGGCGGTTTGGTAACTCCGTTGTTTCCGGCCGCGGCCTACGATTACCACGGGGGCGTGCGGTACCCGCGCTATTTCAACACGCCCAATCACCGGGCAGCAGCCGAAAAAATAGCTGCGCTTGAAAACACCGAAGATGCGTTGGTATTCAGCTCGGGCATGGCCGCCATTTTCACGGCTATCATGGCGCAGGTAAAAGCCGGTGATCACCTGGTTTTTCAAAACGACTTGTATGGCGGAACGCACCACGCTGTAGTGAACGAACTGAATCGCTATGGCATAGAATACACCATGGTGGATGCAAGTGATTTAAGAAACATCGAAAAGGCTATCCGCAAAAATACGCGCGCCATTTATGTGGAAACACCCTCCAACCCGTTGCTTAAAATTACCGACCTGGCCGGTGTGGTTCGCATAGCCAGAAAACACAAACTCACTACCCTTATTGATAACACCTTTGCCTCTCCGGTAAATCAGAATCCGGCCGACCTGGGTATTGATATTGTGCTGCACAGCGGTACCAAGTACATTGGCGGCCACAGCGACCTGATGTGCGGAGTGGTGGCTGCATCAAAAAAGTTTATTGATCCCATCAAACAAAGCGCCCTGCACTTTGGCGGCAATGCCGATGCCAACACCTGCTGGCTGGTGGAGCGCAGTTTAAAAACCATTGTGCTGCGCGTGCGCCAGCAAAATGAAAATGCCATGCAACTGGCCGAATGGCTGAGCGCCAATAAAAAAATTGCCAGGGTCTTCTATCCGGGATTAAAGAAGCACCCCGGTCATGCCATTGCCGGAAAGCAGATGCCCGGAGGCTTTGGCGGCATGCTTTCGTTTGAAGTGAAAGGTGATGCCGATAAATTTATTTCAAAACTAGAATTGATAAAACCCGCGGTTAGTTTAGGCGGGGTTGAATCATCCATTAACCAGCCGCACAAAACATCGCACGCCAAACTCACACCGGCCGAGCGGAAGAAAGTGGGTATTTCTGATAAGCTGGTGCGGCTCTCAGTTGGGATTGAGGATGTGGAGGATATTGTTAGGGATATAAACTCGGCTATTTAATTAATCAGTTTTTTGAAAAAGCTTAACTTGGTATAAAATTGAACTATGAAAAAGGAAAAGGCATTGGAGGCTGTCAATGAGTTGCCGCAAGAATTTGACCTGGAAGATCTAATTGAAAAACTTGTTTTTATGGAGAAAGTTGAAGAAGGGTTAAAACAACTTGAGGATGGAAAAACGGTGGATCAAGCAAAGGTTAAGGAAATGGTAAAGAAATGGTGAAAGTTGTTTGGACCGAATTAGCCGTTGCCGATTTAAAATCAATTCACGAATACATATCAAAGGATTCAAAATTATACGCGGACAGGTACATAAATAAACTAATTTATAGAACTAACCAATTAGAGAAGTATCCTCAATCGGGGAGAATAGTCCCCGAGTTTGGGAAAGAAGATATACGGGAGTTAGTTGAAGGTAACTATAGGATTATTTATAGAATTGGTACTGACCTTGTTGGAATAGTGCGTGTACATCATTCAGCAAGATTACTAACGGATTTCTAAAAACCTTGTGATCTTGTGCTGGATTAGACACTGCCTAATTAAGTGTGTAAGTGCTGGGTAACGACTAAGCAACTGCGTAAAGGTTTTATATTTTGCATCTGCCTTCGAAGATAGTTAAAAATTGATTTACGATTAGTGGCCAGTTTCTCACGGGCAAGGTCCATTTTTTGGTGATCTCCCGTAAAGCCAGGTACACCGCTTTCACCACCGCCTGGTCGTCAGGGAACGAAAGTTTGTTGTTGGTATACTTGCGGATTTTTCCGTTGAGATTTTCGATAATGTTCGTGGTATAGATCAGCGTTCGGATTTCGATCGGATAATCGAAGAAGTGCGTGAGGTTATCCCAATTCGTTTTCCACGACTTGATAGCATGCGGATATTTTTTGCCCCATGTTACTTCAAGCTGCTCTAAGGCTTGAGCAGCCAGCTCTTTGTTTGGTGCTCCGTAAACAGTCTTCAAATCGGCTACAAATTGTTTCTTGTCTTTCCAGACAACGTAGCGAAGCGCATTTCTGATCTGATGAACTACACAAATCTGGGTTACCGATTGGGTAAACACGCTGGTGATTGCATCGGTGAAGCCCTTCAGATTATCGGTGCTGGTGATGAGAATATCTTCCACGCCACGGCTTTTTAAATCAGTAAGTACACTTATCCAGAATGAAGCACTTTCGCTTTCACCCAGCCACATGCCCAATACTTCCTTAAACCCCTGAGCATTAAGGCCTACGGCCAGGTAAATGGTTTTGTTGATCACCTTCCCATTCTGCCGGACTTTGAATACGATCCCATCCATCCACACCACAAAGTACACCGATGAAAGAGGCCTGCTTTGCCACTCCGTTACCAACGTATGTACCCGCGAGGTAACGTTGGAAATAGTGGCATCCGAAACATTCACACCATAGATTTCCCGGATTTGTATTTCAATGTCGCGTACGCTCATACCCCGGGCATATAAGGAGATGATAATTTCTTCGATGCCTTCTACGAACCGGCTGCGCTTGGGAACCAGGACGGGCTCAAACGTGCTGTTCCGATCCCGAGGTACTTCTATCTGTAGTTCACCTCGCGTGGTCTTGATGGTCTTACGGGTTTTTCCGTTCCGTGAGTTCCCGGAGTTAATCCCTTCTGGTGAATGTTTGGCATAGCCCAAATGGCCATCGAGTTCACCTTCCAGCATTTGCTCCATGCCCTTTTTGAAAAGTTCATCGATAAAGCTGTTGAGGTCTTTCGAATTCTTAAATTGCTTGAGAAACTCAGGGGTGAGCATCTCTTTGAGTAGTGGGTGTTGTTCTTGATTTTCCATGGTAACTGTGTTTAAAGTTAAGTCTTTAAATGCAACCGATTCGGCTGAAAGTGGTACATTCCACATCCCCTTTCAGCAAGGCCGAATCGGGCCTTTACACAGTTGCTTAGTCGTTACCCTGGATTATGATCCGTGATTCTCAAAAAAACCAGGTACTCCAACTGATGTACTGATACAGGCGTATTGATAAACTCCTTGTTGGAGAAGAACGCCAACAAGGAGTAAGATATTTTTAATGTTACCCCGCCAGTGCCCTCACAATGCCCAGCGCCTTGTCCAGTTCCTGCTCGTTGTTATAAATGTGCGTGCAGTGGCGCACACCAAATTCATCGCCCTGCGAACGGGGGCGCATGCGGGCGCGGTTCCAGAATTCATCCTGGAGTTTTGCCCCTGTGAGGCCGGCCGCGTTGTACACGGTAATGCCTGCGCACATGGTTTCATCAACCGGTGAGAAGATTTTTACCTTCGGCATCCTGCGCAACCCATCGCGCAGGTAGTTGCCTAAAAACTTAATGCGATCGTATACGCGCTGCGGACCGATTTCGTTGTGAAAATCCAGCGCGGCATCCATGCCAATCATCACCGAATAGTTTCCCGTACCCCGTTGTGTAAACCGGAAGCCCTCATCCTCGTGGTTGTTCCACTGGTAGCTGCTCACAGTAGTCCACAACGATTTGAGCAGTTCGGGCCGCACCCACATAAAGCCCGTGCCGGGCGGTGCGCCAATCCATTTATGAAAGCAACCCACGTACGCATCGCAGCCGATATCGGCCACATCTACTTTAATTTGCCCGATGGTCTGCGCGCCATCCAGTACGGTGATGATTCCTTTGGCTCTTGCCTCCGCGCAAATCTCTTTTACAGGAAGGATGGCCCCGCTGCCGGTAATCATGTGCGAGAGCATAAGCACTTTCGTTTCGAGAGCGAGGGCTTTGCGAATGATGGACAGTACTTCATCGCTGTTTCGGATCGGTTTGGGTAATGCCACTTCACGGTATTTAATGCCCTCGCGCTTTTCGCGCACAATCCACGAGCTTCGGCCGCCTCCGTGCTCCTGGTTGCTGGTGAGCACTTCATCGCCCGGTTTAAGTTCAAGCCCCATGGCGATGTAGCTCATGGCGCTGGTTACATTGTCGGTTAAAGCGATGCTGGCGGCATCGACATTGATAAGTTGCGCAATTTTTTTCCGGATGTCCGGCATCGGGTAGTACCCGCTTATCCAGCCGATGTCAACCTTGTAATCCCAGTCGGCCACATCGGTGGCCAGTTTTTCAAAATGCTCAGCCACTTTTTGCACAACTACCTTCGGCATGGCGCCTACCGTGCCCGTGTTGAAGAACACTTTGTCTTTCGACAGCATAAAGGCATCACGGATTTTTTTCCAGTAGTCGGGGTCGTTGACATCGGGGAGTTTCGGGGCGGGTTCACCGAATGCATTCATCACCGGCAACGCCAGCGAGGAAAGGGCGAGTGATTTGAGGACGGTTCTGCGGGTGCTCATGTCTGAAATTTTTACACCCCCTGTCCCCCCTTGAGGGGGGACACAGGGGGGTGTTACTATTCTACTTCTACAATCATCTCTACCTCAACGGCAATGTTGGAAGGCAGGGCGTTCATACCCACGGCCGAACGCGCATGCATACCTTTGGGGCCGAACACGGCCACCATCAGATCGGAAAAGCCGTTGATAACCTTAGGCTGGTCAGTAAATCCTTCGGTGCAGTTTACCATGCCCAGTACTTTTACAATGCGTTTTACTTTTTTCAGGTCACCGATTTCGGCTTTCAGGGTGGAGAGCATCGCAATGCCTACCTGCCGGGCGGCCATGTAGCCTTCTTCCACCGAAAGATCCTTTCCTACCTTGCCCTGGATGTTGGTGCCATCGGGTTTGGTGGGTCCGTGACCGGCCAGAAAGACCAGGTTACCTGTACGCACCGCGCGCACATAGTTGGCCATGGGAGC encodes:
- a CDS encoding RluA family pseudouridine synthase, which translates into the protein MLNDDLQPDENEDELLFEHHRIVADPGQSLLRIDKFLNDRLPNITRTKIQKGIDEGFVTVNGKPVKSNYKVHPSDVIVISLPEPPRDTDITPENIPLNIVFEDDHLLVINKPAGMVVHPAYQNWSGTLVNALAYHFKNLPQLPGNEGKPGLVHRIDKDTSGLLVIAKSEPVMTALAKQFFDHTIERTYRALVWGEPNPAEGTIAVNVGRSLKDRRVIAAFPEGDFGKHAVTHYKTLKPLRYVSLVECRLETGRTHQIRAHMKYIGHPLFNDATYGGDQVVKGTVFTKYKQFVQNCFKLMPRQALHAKTLGFVHPVTGKKMTFDSDLPDDFKSVLEKWEKYVQHN
- a CDS encoding RidA family protein, producing the protein MKPLLLLLLLISPLMMLAQDPEAKLKEMKIELFTPPAPMANYVRAVRTGNLVFLAGHGPTKPDGTNIQGKVGKDLSVEEGYMAARQVGIAMLSTLKAEIGDLKKVKRIVKVLGMVNCTEGFTDQPKVINGFSDLMVAVFGPKGMHARSAVGMNALPSNIAVEVEMIVEVE
- a CDS encoding PLP-dependent transferase — protein: MKKTFQSKSTLSVHAGSPGDTQFGGLVTPLFPAAAYDYHGGVRYPRYFNTPNHRAAAEKIAALENTEDALVFSSGMAAIFTAIMAQVKAGDHLVFQNDLYGGTHHAVVNELNRYGIEYTMVDASDLRNIEKAIRKNTRAIYVETPSNPLLKITDLAGVVRIARKHKLTTLIDNTFASPVNQNPADLGIDIVLHSGTKYIGGHSDLMCGVVAASKKFIDPIKQSALHFGGNADANTCWLVERSLKTIVLRVRQQNENAMQLAEWLSANKKIARVFYPGLKKHPGHAIAGKQMPGGFGGMLSFEVKGDADKFISKLELIKPAVSLGGVESSINQPHKTSHAKLTPAERKKVGISDKLVRLSVGIEDVEDIVRDINSAI
- a CDS encoding type II toxin-antitoxin system RelE/ParE family toxin is translated as MVKVVWTELAVADLKSIHEYISKDSKLYADRYINKLIYRTNQLEKYPQSGRIVPEFGKEDIRELVEGNYRIIYRIGTDLVGIVRVHHSARLLTDF
- a CDS encoding IS256 family transposase encodes the protein MLTPEFLKQFKNSKDLNSFIDELFKKGMEQMLEGELDGHLGYAKHSPEGINSGNSRNGKTRKTIKTTRGELQIEVPRDRNSTFEPVLVPKRSRFVEGIEEIIISLYARGMSVRDIEIQIREIYGVNVSDATISNVTSRVHTLVTEWQSRPLSSVYFVVWMDGIVFKVRQNGKVINKTIYLAVGLNAQGFKEVLGMWLGESESASFWISVLTDLKSRGVEDILITSTDNLKGFTDAITSVFTQSVTQICVVHQIRNALRYVVWKDKKQFVADLKTVYGAPNKELAAQALEQLEVTWGKKYPHAIKSWKTNWDNLTHFFDYPIEIRTLIYTTNIIENLNGKIRKYTNNKLSFPDDQAVVKAVYLALREITKKWTLPVRNWPLIVNQFLTIFEGRCKI
- a CDS encoding aminotransferase class V-fold PLP-dependent enzyme, with the protein product MSTRRTVLKSLALSSLALPVMNAFGEPAPKLPDVNDPDYWKKIRDAFMLSKDKVFFNTGTVGAMPKVVVQKVAEHFEKLATDVADWDYKVDIGWISGYYPMPDIRKKIAQLINVDAASIALTDNVTSAMSYIAMGLELKPGDEVLTSNQEHGGGRSSWIVREKREGIKYREVALPKPIRNSDEVLSIIRKALALETKVLMLSHMITGSGAILPVKEICAEARAKGIITVLDGAQTIGQIKVDVADIGCDAYVGCFHKWIGAPPGTGFMWVRPELLKSLWTTVSSYQWNNHEDEGFRFTQRGTGNYSVMIGMDAALDFHNEIGPQRVYDRIKFLGNYLRDGLRRMPKVKIFSPVDETMCAGITVYNAAGLTGAKLQDEFWNRARMRPRSQGDEFGVRHCTHIYNNEQELDKALGIVRALAG